The proteins below are encoded in one region of Ostrea edulis chromosome 3, xbOstEdul1.1, whole genome shotgun sequence:
- the LOC125677502 gene encoding uncharacterized protein LOC125677502 isoform X3, protein MSLPTFSPPHMNTEKLRKLFGSLRVPDVSRNTSRRGASATKAPEVLRNSAGAPAKKDLIEAYRRNEHRARTDISGPEFIIMSPDPQLYRDLHCDKSFSN, encoded by the exons ATGTCCTTGCCAACATTTTCACCCCCACATATGAACACAGAGAAGCTACGAAAACTGTTTGGTTCCCTGAGAG TGCCAGATGTCTCAAGGAATACTAGCAGGAGGGGTGCATCAGCCACAAAAG CACCAGAAGTTCTGAGGAATAGCGCGGGTGCACCAGCCAAGAAAG ACTTAATTGAAGCATATAGAAGAAATGAACATCGTGCAAGGACCGATATTTCTGGACCTGAATTTATTATTATGTCACCCGATCCACAACTCTACAGGGACCTTCATTGTGATAAGAGCTTTTCAAATTAA
- the LOC125677502 gene encoding probable E3 ubiquitin-protein ligase HERC2 isoform X2, which translates to MSLPTFSPPHMNTEKLRKLFGSLRVPDVSRNTSRRGASATKAPEVLRNSAGAPAKKDYTGKYYCGRKVLRCRCCDGYCGPDNSCNCEPCQELALKEQLRAMLGVFR; encoded by the exons ATGTCCTTGCCAACATTTTCACCCCCACATATGAACACAGAGAAGCTACGAAAACTGTTTGGTTCCCTGAGAG TGCCAGATGTCTCAAGGAATACTAGCAGGAGGGGTGCATCAGCCACAAAAG CACCAGAAGTTCTGAGGAATAGCGCGGGTGCACCAGCCAAGAAAG ACTATACGGGGAAATATTACTGCGGTAGGAAGGTACTGAGATGTCGATGTTGTGATGGATACTGTGGACCAGACAACAGCTGTAACTGTGAACCTTGTCAGGAACTGGCCTTAAAAGAACAATTGAGAG cGATGCTTGGTGTTTTCCGTTAG
- the LOC125677502 gene encoding E3 ubiquitin-protein ligase TRIM9-like isoform X1, which yields MDSQHSAQDVLRCDLCDTPVPPMYCDLCEVKLCKACVGEHLFDLSKEHKVVPFEPRLSTMKYPKCSKHDRICELNCEKCNVPVCVGCLSSNSHKGHALLNVLEVLMSKRENMETDRKELEDDVVPKFEQILSELSDVRKSSLEDCRRLTTAVIKQGEIWHREIDNIVNQPKLRR from the coding sequence ATGGACTCCCAACACAGTGCCCAGGACGTGCTGCGCTGTGACCTATGTGACACTCCTGTACCCCCGATGTACTGCGACCTTTGTGAGGTCAAACTCTGCAAGGCCTGTGTTGGAGAGCACCTTTTCGATTTATCCAAAGAGCATAAAGTTGTGCCATTTGAACCAAGGCTCTCCACTATGAAATACCCTAAATGTTCAAAGCATGACAGGATCTGCGAGCTCAACTGCGAGAAATGCAATGTTCCTGTCTGTGTTGGCTGTCTGTCGTCAAATTCCCACAAGGGACACGCCTTGCTGAACGTTCTAGAAGTCCTGATGTCTAAAAGAGAGAATATGGAAACGGATAGAAAGGAGTTGGAAGACGATGTTGTTCCcaaatttgaacaaattctCTCGGAATTATCTGACGTCAGAAAATCCTCGTTGGAAGATTGTAGGAGACTGACAACAGCTGTCATCAAACAAGGCGAAATCTGGCACCGAGAAATAGACAACATTGTCAACCAGCCGAAATTGAGAAGATGA